In Uranotaenia lowii strain MFRU-FL chromosome 2, ASM2978415v1, whole genome shotgun sequence, one genomic interval encodes:
- the LOC129743274 gene encoding asparagine-rich protein-like encodes MNLNMNLKMNLNMNLNMNLNMNLNMNLNMNLNMNLNMNLNMNLNMNLNMNLNMNLNMNLNMNLNMNLNMNLNMNLNMNLNMNLNMNLNMNLNLNMNLNMNLNMNLNMNLNMNLNMNLNMNLNMNLNMNLNMNLNMNLNMNLNMNLKMNLNMNLNMNLNMNLNMNLNMNLNMNLNMNLNMNLNMNLNMSLNMNLNMNLNMNLNMNLNMSLNMNLNMNLNMNLNMNLNMNLNMNMKLSSESPKNASEGQKPHFKIETDYGPQLCMFGL; translated from the exons ATGAACTTGAACATGAACTTGAAAATGAACTTGAACATGAACTTGAACATGAACTTGAACATGAACTTGAACATGAACTTGAACATGAACTTGAACATGAACTTGAACATGAACTTGAACATGAACTTGAACATGAACTTGAACATGAACTTGAACATGAACTTGAACATGAACTTGAACATGAACTTGAACATGAACTTGAACATGAACTTGAACATGAACTTGAACATGAACTTGAACATGAACTTGAACATGAACTTGAACATGAACTTGAACTTGAACATGAACTTGAACATGAACTTGAACATGAACTTGAACATGAACTTGAACATGAACTTGAACATGAACTTGAACATGAACTTGAACATGAACTTGAACATGAACTTGAACATGAACTTGAACATGAACTTGAACATGAACTTGAACATGAACTTGAAAATGAACTTGAACATGAACTTGAACATGAACTTGAACATGAACTTGAACATGAACTTGAACATGAACTTGAACATGAACTTGAACATGAACTTGAACATGAACTTGAACATGAACTTGAACATGAGCTTGAACATGAACTTGAACATGAACTTGAACATGAACTTGAACATGAACTTGAACATGAGCTTGAACATGAACTTGAACATGAACTTGAACATGAACTTGAACATGAACTTGAACATGAACTTGAACATGAACATGAAATTAAGCTccgaatcgccgaaaaacgcttctgaaggacAGAaaccgcattttaaa ATTGAAACGGATTACGGACCTCAGCTGTGTATGTTTGGAttgtaa